The genomic stretch AGGTCGGTCTCGGCCAGGCGCAGCTCCACCGGGCGGGTGAAGTCCACCAGCGTTTGCACCACGCGGTCGAGGCGCTGGATCTCCTTGCCGATGACCTCCATGTGGCGGCGGGTGTCGGGGTCGGTCTGCTGCAGCTTCTGCCGCAGCACCTCCAGGTGCAGCACGATGGCGTTGATGGGGTTCTTGACCTCGTGGGCCACCCCCGAGGTGAGGCGGCCGATGGCTGAGAGCCGCTGCGAGAGTTCGATCTCGTCCTCGATCCGCTGCACGGACTCGGCGTCATGCAGGGTGAGCAGCGTCCCGATGCGCTCCCCGCGCTCCTCGATGAAATCCAGCGAGACCTGCGGGCGCCGCCCCTCTTCCGCCTGCACCTCGTGGCGTACCAGAGGCTGGCGCAGGCTGTAGGCGTCGAGCACCAGGCTGCCCAACGGCGAGTGCTGGGCGAAGATCTCCCAGATCTCCGCCCCCAGCATCTCTGCCCGCGGCTTACCCAGGAACCGCTCCACCGAGGCGCTCACCAGCACGGCGCGCGCGTCGCGGGTGAACAGCAGGATGCCGTCCTGCAGGTTGGCCATAATCTGGTCGAGGTTCTCCTTCAAGGTGGAGAAGACCTCGCGGGCGTCGCGGATCTGCCGTCCCAGCAGGTCGATCTTGGTGGTGACCGCGCCCACTTCGTCGTCGCGCGCAGGCTCGGGCGTGCCCGCCTGCAACTGCCCGGCGCTGGCCAGATCCAGCCGCCGGCTGATGTCCTCCAGCGGCCGCAACGCCGCGTTGGAGAGCAGCGCCGCCAGCAGCAGCGAGAGCAGCACCGCCACCCCCGAGAACAGCAGCGCGCTCTTCAGCTTGGGCTGCAGCTGGCTCCTCAGGAAGACGGTGGAGATGCCCACGCGGATGCTGCCGAAGGGCTCCCCGTTGCGCTTCACCGGCAGCCGGCGCTCGTAGACACGGGGCTTGCCGAAGACCGCCTCCAGTTGCCGTCGCAGGCTTCCCCGCTCCACCTCCGCGAAATCCTCGCGCTCCGGCAGCACCTTGCCGATCTGGTCGCGATTGGTGTGCAGCAGCACCCGCCCGCGCGTGTCGGTGATCATGACGTCGTAGATGGTGGGCGAATAGCCGACGATGGACTGCAGCAGCGTGTTCAGCCCGGGGTCGGTCTGCAGTACTTCCTCGATGGCGGCGCGCACCTGCTGGGGATCGCGGGTGTCCACGCGGGTGCTGTCCAGATCGGCCTGCAGAGCTTCCTGGGCCGCATCCAGCACCTCGTTGGCCAGGAAGCCCGCGCCCTGGTAGGTATCGTGCACGTCGTGACGCACGATCTGCGAGACGTAGACGGAGGCCAGCCCGGCCACCAGCACCACCACCATCCCGCTGATGGCCAGCACCAGCTTCGTCTTCAGGCGCAGTCGTGGGTGCATGCGTGAGATCCGGACCTCTCCTAGCCTTTGAGGACTCCGATGGGCTCCAGGCGCGCCACCTTCTTGCCGATGCCCGCGCGGTGTACCACCTCGACCACCCGGGCCACGTCCTTGTAGGCGACGGGAGCCTCTTCCGCCAGCCCGCTCAGGGAGCCGGCCCGCACCCCGATGCCGCGCGCCTCCAGCTCCTCGCGCAGGCGCTCCCCGCGCACCTGCTTCTTGGCCCGGGCGCGGCTCATCACCCGGCCCGCCCCGTGGCAGGTGGAGCCGAAGGTTTGCTCCATCGAGCGCTCCGTCCCCAGCAGGATGTAGGAGGCCGTCCCCATCGAGCCCGGCACCAACACGGGCTGGCCCAGGTCGCGCAGGGAGTCGGGTAGCACCGGCGAGCCTGGCCCGAAGGCGCGCGTCGCTCCCTTGCGGTGCACGCACACCTTCATGCTCTGGCCGCCCACCTGGTGCTCTTCCATCTTGGCCATGTTGTGGGCGATATCGTAGACCTGGTGGAGGTCGAAGCTCTCCACCCGCCCGGCCAGCGCCTCTTCCATGGAGCGCCGGATCTGGAATGTGAGCACCTGGCGATTGGCGAAAGCGAAGTTGGCGGCGCAGGCCATGGCCGCCAGGTAGCGCTCGCCTTCCGGCGAGTCCAGGGGCGCGCACACCAGTTCGCGGTCGGGCAGCTCGATGCCGTGCTCCCGCACCGTGCCCTGCAGCCGGCTCACGTAATCCTCGCAGACCTGGTGGCCCAGCCCGCGCGAGCCGCAGTGGATCTGCACCACCACCTGCTCCGGAAACAGCCCCAGGCGCTCGGCGGCCTCGCCGTCGTAGATGGCCGCGATGCGGTCCACCTCGATGAAATGGTTGCCCGCACCCAGGGTCCCCACTTGCGGCCGCCCCCGCTCTTTGGCGCGCGGCGAGACCTGCTCCGGGTCGGCGCCCGCCATGCACCCACCCTCCTCGGTGCGCTCCAGGTCCTGGGGGCGTGCATAGCCCTGGCGCAGGGCCCAGCGCGCGCCCTCGCGCAAGACCTGGTCGAGATCTTCGTGGCTCAGCCGGAAGCCGCCACTCACGCCCACCCCGCTGGGACAGTTGCGGTAGAGCACGGTGAGCAGGCCGTCCAGGTGCGGCCGCACCTCTTCGACGGAGAGCGTGGAGGCCAGCACCCGCACCCCGCAGTTGATGTCGTAGCCCACGCCGCCGGGGGAGATCACGCCCTCGGGGACGCGGGTGGCCACCACCCCTCCGATGGGAAAGCCATAGCCCTGGTGGATGTCGGGCATGGCGATGGCGTACTTGACGATGCCGGGCAGGGTGGCGGTGTTGACCAGTTGCTCGATGGAGCGGTCGGCCAGCGCGTCCTCCAGCAGCGACTCGTCGGCGTAGAGGCGCGCCGGCACCCGCATGTCCTCGCGGAATTCGCGCGGCAGCTCCCACACGTTGCGGGCCACCTGCTGGAAGTCATGCTTGCTCGCGATGGTCTGGGTCTTCTGCATCACACGTCCAGCACCAGGGTGGCCTGCCAGCCCTCCGCCGCCGGTTGCACCCGCAGGTCGTGGAAGGTGACCGCCTTGATGCGCCGGCGCACTTGCGCCTGGGTTCCGCCGCGCACGCGCGCGCTCAGGCGCGTTGCGGAGAGTTCCTCCATCTCGAACTCACTGTACACCTCCCCATGGCGTTCTTGCAGGTAGAGAAGCTCGTTGAGCCAGTTCACCAGCAGGGTCTCGCGATCCACTCCTTCGACCTCGACCCGGCGTTCCTGCCGCGGGGGCGGCAGGCCGCCGCCCTGGAGCGTGAACATGCCGCGGGCGGCGTTGGCGAACAGTTCGGCGGGATCGCGCCCGTAGGCGCAGAAGGCCAGGTCGGCCGTGTGCTCGATCTCTTCGAAGGCCTTCATGACCGGCTACTGAGGCGCGTCGACGGCCACCGCGCTGGCGTTGTACTCCTTCAGCTTGTTGTGCAGCGTCTTCAGGCTGATGCCCAGGATCTCGGCGGCCCGGGTCTTGTTGTTGTTGGTGAACTCCAGCGTCTTCAGGATGAGCAGCCTCTCCGCCTCGTCCACGGTGGTGCCCACGCCCAGGCGCACCGCGTTGGGCTCTTCCACCGCGGGGCGCGGCAGACCCTGCCCGAAGCCCGGCGGCAGGTGCTTGGGCTCGATCTCCGGAGACTGGCAGACGATCACCGCCCGCTCCAGGGTGTTGCGCAATTCCCGCACGTTCCCCGGCCAGGAGTAGTCCTGGAACAGCGACATCACCGCGTCGCTCACCAGGCCCACCTTGCGTCCGTGCTTGCTGTTGACCTCGGCCAGCAGGGCCGGCACCAGTTCGGCCAGGTCCTCTTTGTGCTCGCGCAGCGGCGGCATGGCGATGTGAAAGACGTTGAGCCGGTAGTAGAGGTCCTGGCGCAGCTCGCCCCGGGCCACCGCCTCTTCCGCCACCTTGTTGGTGGCGGCGAGCACGCGCACGTCCACCGGGGTCTCCAGCTTGCTGCCCAGGCGCCGCAGCTTGTGGTCCTCGAGCACGCGCAGCAGCTTGGCCTGGGTGGCCACCGGCATCTCCCCGATTTCGTCCAACAGCAGCGTCCCTTCCTCGGCCAGCTCGAAGCAGCCGGCGCGCCGCTCCAGGGCCCCCGTGAAGGCGCCCTTCTCGTGTCCGAAGATCTCGCTCTCGATCAGGGTTTCGGGAATGGCGGAGCAGTTGATGGCCACGAACGGCCGCCCCTTGCGCGGGCTCATCTCGTGGATGGTGCGCGCCACCAGCTCCTTGCCCGTGCCGCTCTCGCCCGTGATCAGCACCGACGCCGTGGAAGGCGCCACCTGCTCCACCAGCCGGAAGGTCTCCTGCATCTTCTTGGAGGAGCCCACCAGCGAGCCCAGCACGCCGGTGTCGCGCAGCTTGCGCCGCGTGACTTCCAGCTCCCGCTCCGTGCCGCGCTGGCGCGCCGCATTGTTCAAGATGGTGCGCAGCCGGGTCGGGTCGATGGGCTTCTGGATGAAGTCATAGGCGCCGCTCTTCATGGCCTCCACGGCCACGTCGATGGTGCCTTGCGCGGTGAGCAGGATCACCGCCACGGCCTGCGGCTGGGCGGAGATGCGTTCCAGCAGCTCCAGCCCGTCCATGCGCGGCATCTTCAGATCGGTGATCACGATGCCCGGCGACCAGCCCGCCACCTTCTCCAGGCCTTCGACGCCGTCCTTCGCGGTTTCGGCGCGATAGCCCCACGCCGACACCAGCTCGGCCAGCCCGCTGCGCTCGTTCTCCTCGTCCTCCACGATCAGTACTCTTTCCGGTGTCATGACTCCCTCGCTGCCGCTGCCCCGGGAGGAAACCTCCCAGGTACCTGTGCAATTCTTACATGCTTGGCATGCGCCCGTCTCCTCAAAATCAGGACCTACGCTCAAACGGAAATGGTCGTAAGACTTTAGTAATCAACCGCTTCCAGGCGAGCTAGGTGCTGCCGCAAGCCCCTGGGTGCAGCCTTGCATCTGTCTCCCGCCAGGCGGTCATAGTGCTTTTTCACCGCCACTCTGCGACCCCGCCGCCACCACGACCATTGGTGGCGTCGCGGGCGGCGTGGGCCAGACGGTGGGCACCACCACCGGGGTGGCGGGCAATGCGGCGGGGTCCACGGTGGGCGCCACCGCGGGCGCCGCGGGTAACGTTGCCGGCAACGTCGGTCGTTCCGGCGCTATGGCGGCCACCGACGTCTCCGGGCATCTGCTGGCCTCCAGCAGCGGGGTCGTGGGGCTTCCCGGCCTGACCCTGCAATCGGCCGCCTCCAGTGCCACCCAGGGGGCGGTAGTGGCCTCGAGCGGCAAGAACGTCCACCTCGACAGTGGTACCCAGATGGTGTTGCGCGTGGTCAGCCAGTAGATCTAAGTAATTCCCTTGCGCTCCGGCCGGCTTAGGGTACAATCTCGGGTCGGCCGGAGCGGCCCTTTTCAGCCCCCCGGCTGCCTTTCCCGGCCCCGCATTCCACATCCTTTATCCGTACTGATAGCCCTGGAGGCTGGATGTCACGTGGTGCGCAGGTTTCGGCAGCAAAAGCCTCTGGACTTCCCTTGGCCCGTGCTGGAGAATGGGCCGCCACATCCCAGGAGGACAGAATGAAGCCTTCTCTGAGTCCCCGAGCCTTGTTCTTTTTTTTGAGCGTGATGGTGGTCCTGGTGGCGCTGGTGAGCCTGCCGGCGCTGGCCCAGGACACGCCCCCGGCCGCGCCCTCGGCTACGGCCGCCACGTCGTCTTCGTCCAGCCAGGCGCCGCCGCCCTACCATCCGGCCGCTCCCGCCTTTGCCACTCCCAAGCCCAAGCCGGCGCCGGCGGGCGCTTCCGACGAAGGTCCTGACTGGGACAAGCGCTGGGAGGTGGAGTTCCACGGCGGAGGGATGTTAGCCAACACCCCCACCTCCGGCAGCTCCAACCTGCCCAACCCGGGGCTGACCTTTACCACCTTTCTCGGGTTCTCGGACACGCGTCAGGTTCCTTCGTTCTACTTTGGCGATGGCGCGCTGCTCACCAACCAGTTCGTGACCGCGCTGGGTAATCCGAACCTGACCACGGGCGTCACCCCCCTCGACCCCGTGCTCACCAACTCGGTGGTGAAGCGGCGCAATGGCGGCATCTTCGGCGGCCGCCTCAGCTATGAGTTCAGTCCGCGGGTCAACCTGGAAGGCACCTTCGACTACAGCCTGGGTTCGCTGGGCTACACCCCCGGAGCCCTGTTGAATGTCCAGGCCACCAGCGACAGTTGGCAGACCTTCTTCCTGGCGGCCAACTCTCCACTCATCTGCGGCCCGGGCTGCACCGCTGAATCGTCCAGCTCGACGGTCGGCGTTCACACCGATGTGGGCCACAACTACATGCTGACCGGGGCCGTGAACATCAACGCCCTGACCTCGGGCAAGTGGATCCCCTACTTCACGGTGGGCGTGGGCCTGCTAGGGAACACGGGAGACACTCCCTTCATCACCCTGGCGGGCGATTACCAGTACACCTTCGGCGGCCAGACCTACAATGCCATCGACCTGGTGCGGGTGCACACCACCGTCGACGATCGTTCCTTCGTGGGCATCATCGGCGCGGGGCTCAAGTACTACGTGACGCCGCGCTGGGGCATCCGCGCGGACCTGCGCGATTACATCAGTCCCAACAGCATCAGCACCCTGCTGGACGCCAACGGCTCGGAAGTGCAGGTAGGGGCGGGTGGGTTTTGCGCCGCTTTTGGCGTGACCCCTGACATCCAGGACTGCAATAACCCCGCGGTCGGCGTCTCCACCCTGTCGGCCTTCCCCTTCACCAACTTCCGCACCTTCTCCGGCTCCGGGGCCATGCACCAGGTGGCCATCACCGCCGGCGTCTTCTACCGCTTCGGGGGTGGGCCGTCAGTGCCCACCAGCGCCTCCTGCTCGGTGTCGCCCACCGAGGTATACGCGGGCGAGCCGGTGCAGGCCAGCGCCAGCCCCAGCGGCTTCAATCCTAACCACACCCTGAACTACAACTGGACCTCGACCGGGGGCGCGATCAGCGGCACCGGGGCCACTGCCAACGTGGACACCAAGGGCCTGAATCCGGGCAGCTACACCACCCACGTGCACGTCAGCGATCCCAAGAGTTCCAAGGCTACCGCCGATTGCGACGCCACCTTCGCCATCAAGGAGCGCCCCAAGCACCCGCCCGAGATCTCCTGCTCGGCCAATCCGGCGACGGTGCAATCGGGCACTCCCTCCACCATCACCTGCTCGTGCTCGACGCCGGACAGCGGGCCGGAGTACCAGCCGGCGGTCACCACCAGTATCG from Terriglobales bacterium encodes the following:
- a CDS encoding OmpA family protein, whose product is MKPSLSPRALFFFLSVMVVLVALVSLPALAQDTPPAAPSATAATSSSSSQAPPPYHPAAPAFATPKPKPAPAGASDEGPDWDKRWEVEFHGGGMLANTPTSGSSNLPNPGLTFTTFLGFSDTRQVPSFYFGDGALLTNQFVTALGNPNLTTGVTPLDPVLTNSVVKRRNGGIFGGRLSYEFSPRVNLEGTFDYSLGSLGYTPGALLNVQATSDSWQTFFLAANSPLICGPGCTAESSSSTVGVHTDVGHNYMLTGAVNINALTSGKWIPYFTVGVGLLGNTGDTPFITLAGDYQYTFGGQTYNAIDLVRVHTTVDDRSFVGIIGAGLKYYVTPRWGIRADLRDYISPNSISTLLDANGSEVQVGAGGFCAAFGVTPDIQDCNNPAVGVSTLSAFPFTNFRTFSGSGAMHQVAITAGVFYRFGGGPSVPTSASCSVSPTEVYAGEPVQASASPSGFNPNHTLNYNWTSTGGAISGTGATANVDTKGLNPGSYTTHVHVSDPKSSKATADCDATFAIKERPKHPPEISCSANPATVQSGTPSTITCSCSTPDSGPEYQPAVTTSIGNWSASAGRVSGSDGSATLDTAGVGAGPVTVSATCTDNRGLSSPGSATVNVEVAPAPPQASKVNDCEFKPKAKPARVDNECKAKLDDYALALQRDAEAKGVIVGSYDEKEGKNAKAARNLAAQRAANTKEYLVKEKGIDPGRLETRVDGASGRMVENWIVPAGASFTQEGTEVVTQKATPGAYGMGKKKAPKKTQ
- a CDS encoding ATP-binding protein; the encoded protein is MHPRLRLKTKLVLAISGMVVVLVAGLASVYVSQIVRHDVHDTYQGAGFLANEVLDAAQEALQADLDSTRVDTRDPQQVRAAIEEVLQTDPGLNTLLQSIVGYSPTIYDVMITDTRGRVLLHTNRDQIGKVLPEREDFAEVERGSLRRQLEAVFGKPRVYERRLPVKRNGEPFGSIRVGISTVFLRSQLQPKLKSALLFSGVAVLLSLLLAALLSNAALRPLEDISRRLDLASAGQLQAGTPEPARDDEVGAVTTKIDLLGRQIRDAREVFSTLKENLDQIMANLQDGILLFTRDARAVLVSASVERFLGKPRAEMLGAEIWEIFAQHSPLGSLVLDAYSLRQPLVRHEVQAEEGRRPQVSLDFIEERGERIGTLLTLHDAESVQRIEDEIELSQRLSAIGRLTSGVAHEVKNPINAIVLHLEVLRQKLQQTDPDTRRHMEVIGKEIQRLDRVVQTLVDFTRPVELRLAETDLRRLVEEVGVLAAPDAERQGVRIVRELPRQPLRVKVDADLVKQALLNVVLNGVQAMPQGGALTLGATRVGPGLEIYVCDQGPGIPPDLRDKVFNLYFTTKPAGSGIGLAMTYRVMQLHNGSVEFESYSRQGTVFRLRFPALEAEGRAPQEVAARTG
- a CDS encoding sigma-54 dependent transcriptional regulator, yielding MTPERVLIVEDEENERSGLAELVSAWGYRAETAKDGVEGLEKVAGWSPGIVITDLKMPRMDGLELLERISAQPQAVAVILLTAQGTIDVAVEAMKSGAYDFIQKPIDPTRLRTILNNAARQRGTERELEVTRRKLRDTGVLGSLVGSSKKMQETFRLVEQVAPSTASVLITGESGTGKELVARTIHEMSPRKGRPFVAINCSAIPETLIESEIFGHEKGAFTGALERRAGCFELAEEGTLLLDEIGEMPVATQAKLLRVLEDHKLRRLGSKLETPVDVRVLAATNKVAEEAVARGELRQDLYYRLNVFHIAMPPLREHKEDLAELVPALLAEVNSKHGRKVGLVSDAVMSLFQDYSWPGNVRELRNTLERAVIVCQSPEIEPKHLPPGFGQGLPRPAVEEPNAVRLGVGTTVDEAERLLILKTLEFTNNNKTRAAEILGISLKTLHNKLKEYNASAVAVDAPQ
- a CDS encoding archease, with protein sequence MKAFEEIEHTADLAFCAYGRDPAELFANAARGMFTLQGGGLPPPRQERRVEVEGVDRETLLVNWLNELLYLQERHGEVYSEFEMEELSATRLSARVRGGTQAQVRRRIKAVTFHDLRVQPAAEGWQATLVLDV
- a CDS encoding RtcB family protein, with product MQKTQTIASKHDFQQVARNVWELPREFREDMRVPARLYADESLLEDALADRSIEQLVNTATLPGIVKYAIAMPDIHQGYGFPIGGVVATRVPEGVISPGGVGYDINCGVRVLASTLSVEEVRPHLDGLLTVLYRNCPSGVGVSGGFRLSHEDLDQVLREGARWALRQGYARPQDLERTEEGGCMAGADPEQVSPRAKERGRPQVGTLGAGNHFIEVDRIAAIYDGEAAERLGLFPEQVVVQIHCGSRGLGHQVCEDYVSRLQGTVREHGIELPDRELVCAPLDSPEGERYLAAMACAANFAFANRQVLTFQIRRSMEEALAGRVESFDLHQVYDIAHNMAKMEEHQVGGQSMKVCVHRKGATRAFGPGSPVLPDSLRDLGQPVLVPGSMGTASYILLGTERSMEQTFGSTCHGAGRVMSRARAKKQVRGERLREELEARGIGVRAGSLSGLAEEAPVAYKDVARVVEVVHRAGIGKKVARLEPIGVLKG